TTTGCAATATTTCATTATCAAAAACTACTGTACTCCCGCTTATGTCCATAGAGTAACTTCCTACGCCAATTACAGTAGCTCTTATTTTTTCCTTAGGCTCACTTATTTTAAATCTATTTTTCTTAAAATTATCTCTTATAGAACATCCTAAAAGGGGTCCAATATCACCATATTGCACAATCTGTTTCCACTGATTTATGATTTTATCACTATATACAAATTCAGAGACTCCACCAGAAAGCATAAAATTCTCAGCTTTCAACTTTTTATTCTTATGTCCTATAAAAAGTTCCTCTATGTCTTTATTTAATTCTTCATTCTTTGCAATCTTAACCAGTATATCTGCAAAGACATTGGTGAGTATTTTTAACTGATGGATCTGTGGAACATAACCAATTTTTAAATTTAACTTTAAATTTTTTATAAGTGCTAAAATTTTTTCAGATATGTAGGTTATTTTACAATCCTTATCAAATTTTATTAATCTTCCTCCAATATCAAGGGCAAAAGCATCTACAACTTCACCAGCTTCAAATAAAACTGTATTTGTAGTTCCACCCCCTATATCAAAATTAATAACCTTCGATGCAGTATTTTTAGAAAATTCTGCTGCTCCTGATCCATAGCCTGCTAATATAGATTCTAGATCAACTCCAGCTGTAGCTACAACAAAATCTCCTGAAAATTCTGAAAGTGCACTTAAAACCTGCTCAGCATTTTCTTTTCTTGCAGTTTCTCCAGTAATTATGATAGCACCTGTAGCTACATCTTCCTTAGCTATACATGCCTTTTTGTATTCATTATCTATTATTTTTTTAATTTCCTCCAAATTTATTTTTCCTGAAGAAAATAATGGCGTAAAATATATTTTACTTTTATAGATAATTTTTTTATCTGTTATTTTTACATTTGGTATAGAAAAAGGGCCAGCTATATTATTTACAGTTATCTTACTGAATATTAACTGAGTTGTAGTAGTCCCAATATCTATTCCAACACTTAATATTTCCTCCTTCAACCTATACACTTCCCTCCTTTTTTTGATAATCTCAGTAAAATAAAAATGAGCCTAGATATACTTGTTCATATATCTAAGCTCCATTGCTCAGCAACATTTTTATTAAATTTTTAATAAATAAAAAGACAGATTTTTAACATTAACTTTCAAAAATAACGCTCCGTTGCATTACTTCCATGCTTCATAGTGTATCATAATAATTTATCAATGTAAAGAGCATTTTTGTTAAAAATTAATAATTTTGCTGCGTATTATTATTAATTTTTAAAATAAAATACAGATTTTGTACCATTTTCATTTGATTGAATATTTATATTCCCATTCAATTTATCTTTTACTATACTCCTTACAATATTGAGTCCTAAGGTTTCATTTTCTAAAAGCTTCATGTCAAATCCTCTTCCACTATCACTAACTGAAATACTTGAATAGGTCTGGCCGGTGTTTATAGTTATCTGAATATCTCCTTCATCTTTATCATCAAAAGCGTGTTTAAGTGAATTCTCTATAAATTCATTGACAACTATTGCAATAGATGTGGCTTTATCTGAATTTATCTTTAAATTATCTCCACCGAGTTCTATACTTATTTTTTTATTACATTGTATTGAATTTCTAATGGCATTATCTTTTATTTTAGACAATATTGTTTTTATATCCGCATCATCTATACCCTTCTGAGATAAAACCTCATGAGTTGTAGCTATACTCAAAATTCTATTTATACTCTCATCAAAGGCTCTTTTAGCCTCAGCATTATCTATTCTTCTGGACTGAAGTCTGAGTATACTTGCTATTGTCTGAAGATTATTTTTAACTCTGTGATGTATTTCTCTAATTGCAACAGCTTTTAAAATAAGCTCCTTTTCCTTTTCTTTTATATCTGTTAAATCCTTTATAAGCATGATTATTCCATATACATTATTTAATTTTTTTATAACTGCATATTTGGTTTGTAAAACAAATTTACCTACATTAGCTTCTAGTACTATGGACTTTTTTTCCTTCATCATATCATGAAAATTTACTTCATTTAAAACTAAATTATCAAAAGACATACCCACTAGTTTATCTTTATAACCTATTTTTCTATATAATTCCTCAGCTTTATAATTTACATAAATACAAACACCTAATTCATTTATTGCTAGAATCCCATCATTTATCAAATTATATGCCACAGCATTTTCATAATCTGAATCCTTTATATTCATCAACGTTTCCGAAAGCTGTTCTGTAGTTTGAGATAAAATTTCCACATTGCGGCTTTGAGTTACATCTTCAGTTATGTCCTTTTCCATAATTAAGACACCAATTATCTTATCATCTCTATTTTTAATTGGAACAGTATTTTGTTTAACTACTATATTTTCCTGAGTTATAGCCTTTAAATCTGTAGTTTCCATTCCTATTTCCAATGTTCTTAGTGCTGCAGGTTCATTTTGCCTTAGAGCAATTTTCCCCACAACATAGCTTTTATATAGCGATTTACAGTTTGTAGGCTTTGCTTCCGAAACTACAATTGCAACATCATGATCTCTAGTAAGACAGTCTATAAATATATCTCCTTTTACAAGATTTGCAAACATAGGAATTGATTTTTCAATATTCTCTAGTTGAGCTATATCTTCTTTAGACAAATCAGTGTGTAATTTACATAGTTTTTTAAGCATATCATATCTCCTAAATTTACTTATATCTAATTATGTTTTTAGAGGTTTCAAATATAGATGCTTGTTTGTCCATACTCATCTTTCTCAATTTTTTATAGGCATCATTTTCTGTTAAATTATACTTTTCCATGAGAATTTCCTTTGCTGTATGTATTGTTTTAATATTTTCTATCTTATCTTTAATATGCTTGATTTCCTTTCCTTTAGCAATGGCAATCTCCACCTGAGGTATAAGCCTGTTTTCATCTATAGGTTTTACAATATATCCTATAGCACCAATTTCTTTTACCTTGTCTATAAATTCCTTTCCGCTGTATGCTGTAAGCATTATTACTGATTCTACAATATTTTCTTTAATTAAAAGTTCTGCCGCTTGAATTCCATCTAATTTAGGCATTTTTATATCCATGAGAACAAGGTCAGGTTTAAATCTCCTACAAAGTTCAACTACTTGTAATCCATTTGACGCCTGCCCCACAACATAATATCCAGCAGATGTTAGCATTTCACATATATCCATTCGGGTAATAGGTTCATCTTCTGCTACTATTATTGAACTACTCATTTATATAATCACCTCCATCATATATTATGATTTAAACATAATTTAATAACAATTACAATGTTTATAGCAAAAAACCAGTATGTTTATTATCATTATGTTAAATCTATATTTTGGTGACAATACTTTATAAAAAATATGTAATCTCTATTTCAATTTGAATTTTTATAATCTATTCTTATTATATTGTAATTCATATCAATTATTTTTTATAAAAAACCTCTCAGTTTTTTCAAATTTTTAACATATGAAATTTCTCCAGGAAAGTATTCAACTATTAAGATTCATTAATTAATCTAGCTTTAAAACCTACTAAAACAATAATTATTATAAAAGGTAAAATCAGTGTAAAAAAACCTGCCTTAAAGCTAAACAATCCAAGAATAAAACTTATAATCATAGGTGATATGAATAGTGAGACACCTGTACTAAAAGTTATTATTGTAGAAATATTAGCACTATTACCGGGTATAACTGATATAATTTTATAATTTACAAGATTTAAAAAACCTAAACCCATACCAACTAAAAATGAGGCAAAGGATATAAAAATTATATTATAATTTGTAGCCATAATTATAAAAGCAATAATTATAATACAAGAAGAACATATGAATATATATGTAGATTTTAAATAATTTAAAAGATGACCTCCTAAAAATACTACAAATAAATAAGCTATTCCAAGTAAAGCAGTAACTAAAGAAACCGAACTTGATTCTTTATGCATAAATCCTACCAAAAGTAATACCATCAGTATTCTAAAGCAAGAAGTCAAACCAGAGCTGGCACTTTCACCATAAGCTACAAATAATAATTTTGGTTTTTTAAGCATTTTTACTAAATTCATAATAGAAGATGTAATTTTCTCACTTTTTTTATGTGTATTAATAGCAATTTCTATTTTAGTTTCAGAGAATATTTCAATTAAATTGGCTATTAAAATTATAATAGCAATAAGTATAAAAGTTAAAGTGAATCCCAGTTTATCAGATAAAAAACTTGCTAAAATAGGACCTAAAATTGTAAGTCCTATACTGCTGCTGCCCTTATACCATCCCATTTGAGATGATTTTAAAAATGGAAGAATTTTAAAACACCAGGAGTTTAAAGCAGTTAATCGCGTAGAACATGTTAGACCTTCTATAAATGCAAATAATAATAATATGCTAGGATTATTTGCATTTGTAATTGATAAAACTATTAAAAAACTAAGAAAACTACTTGTAATAAAAACTTTTTTTATGCCAAATCTATTTACTAATAAACCCACAGGTATTACTAAGAGAAAATGACTCATTCCACGGCTACCAGTAATTAATCCAACTTGAATAGTATCTGCACTTAGCTTTAATGCAAATAATGGTATTAGAAGAGACATAGCACCTACAACTGTACCATAAATAAAAGATTGAAATAAAAAACTAAAAAATGCTTTATTTGAAATTTCTACATTACTAAATTCATACTGAGAAACTTCACTTTTTGCTAATGACTCCATTGGAATCCCCCTTTTTGATTGAAGTAAGTTCTTAATTCAGGTGGGGATTCTTTTACCCCATCTGAATTTTAGAACTGCAAATGCATAGCTTACTTGGCGTCGAACTCCCACTTGAAGAAAAGCAGAGAACCAAAATCTTTTTTTTGATTTTGTGTGAATCGCTTTCGCAGAGTGCAAGTAGAGAGCCCAAATTTTAATTTGATTTTGTGTGAGGGCTGTACAGAGTGCGTGAGAGACTTACGCCAAGTTAGTCAGATTAAAATAAAAATGGCTAGATTCATTTAAGAACCTAGCCTCCAGATTATCTGGTCAACTTATTAATATAAGATTTTCAGAAATAATATTTTATTATGATAATACCATGTTTTATTGAAAAAATATATACAAAAATAAATATTACAGGTAATTTCATAGAATTAATAATACATAATTTCTTCATCTAGGATTACCTAAATATTTCATGGGTATGATATAATTACAAGTATATGAAACTTACTAACATATTTCTCAGTATCGACATTTTCCATACTTAACATAGTTGTTTAGTTATAGTAGGAACAGTAGATCTGGTAGTCATGAGATAAAAATCTTTTAAATATAAAAGTGAGGTATAACAATGAAAGTAGAAATTTGGTTGGATTACATCTGCCCATATTCTTATATGGTAAAAAGAAGATTTGAAACTGCACTGGATTCCTTTGAACATAAAAATAAAGTTGAAATTGTAATTCGCAGTTTTGAGCTAAGACCTGACGCAAAACTAAAGGAAGAAAAGTCTCAGCATGAAATACTTGCAAAAGAAATGGGCACAAGCGTTAAAGAAGCAAAGGCAATAAACTTGAAACTTGCTTATGCAGCCAAAAAAGCAGGTCTTGATTATAATTTTGAAACAATGATACCTGCTAATACTCATGATGCCCATCGTCTTACTCATTATG
This genomic window from Clostridium pasteurianum DSM 525 = ATCC 6013 contains:
- a CDS encoding ethanolamine ammonia-lyase reactivating factor EutA gives rise to the protein MKEEILSVGIDIGTTTTQLIFSKITVNNIAGPFSIPNVKITDKKIIYKSKIYFTPLFSSGKINLEEIKKIIDNEYKKACIAKEDVATGAIIITGETARKENAEQVLSALSEFSGDFVVATAGVDLESILAGYGSGAAEFSKNTASKVINFDIGGGTTNTVLFEAGEVVDAFALDIGGRLIKFDKDCKITYISEKILALIKNLKLNLKIGYVPQIHQLKILTNVFADILVKIAKNEELNKDIEELFIGHKNKKLKAENFMLSGGVSEFVYSDKIINQWKQIVQYGDIGPLLGCSIRDNFKKNRFKISEPKEKIRATVIGVGSYSMDISGSTVVFDNEILQMKNIPIIKLSEDSRGIINDDIINKINLYEGLNVALAFKGPKSPSYEDIKIIAESILDAVKNRNNPVIIIIENDFAKALGQRIKNILKDSKKLICIDGIKVENGDYVDIGKPISSVVPVVIKTLIFKN
- a CDS encoding histidine kinase N-terminal domain-containing protein; translated protein: MLKKLCKLHTDLSKEDIAQLENIEKSIPMFANLVKGDIFIDCLTRDHDVAIVVSEAKPTNCKSLYKSYVVGKIALRQNEPAALRTLEIGMETTDLKAITQENIVVKQNTVPIKNRDDKIIGVLIMEKDITEDVTQSRNVEILSQTTEQLSETLMNIKDSDYENAVAYNLINDGILAINELGVCIYVNYKAEELYRKIGYKDKLVGMSFDNLVLNEVNFHDMMKEKKSIVLEANVGKFVLQTKYAVIKKLNNVYGIIMLIKDLTDIKEKEKELILKAVAIREIHHRVKNNLQTIASILRLQSRRIDNAEAKRAFDESINRILSIATTHEVLSQKGIDDADIKTILSKIKDNAIRNSIQCNKKISIELGGDNLKINSDKATSIAIVVNEFIENSLKHAFDDKDEGDIQITINTGQTYSSISVSDSGRGFDMKLLENETLGLNIVRSIVKDKLNGNINIQSNENGTKSVFYFKN
- a CDS encoding ANTAR domain-containing response regulator: MSSSIIVAEDEPITRMDICEMLTSAGYYVVGQASNGLQVVELCRRFKPDLVLMDIKMPKLDGIQAAELLIKENIVESVIMLTAYSGKEFIDKVKEIGAIGYIVKPIDENRLIPQVEIAIAKGKEIKHIKDKIENIKTIHTAKEILMEKYNLTENDAYKKLRKMSMDKQASIFETSKNIIRYK
- a CDS encoding MFS transporter — its product is MESLAKSEVSQYEFSNVEISNKAFFSFLFQSFIYGTVVGAMSLLIPLFALKLSADTIQVGLITGSRGMSHFLLVIPVGLLVNRFGIKKVFITSSFLSFLIVLSITNANNPSILLLFAFIEGLTCSTRLTALNSWCFKILPFLKSSQMGWYKGSSSIGLTILGPILASFLSDKLGFTLTFILIAIIILIANLIEIFSETKIEIAINTHKKSEKITSSIMNLVKMLKKPKLLFVAYGESASSGLTSCFRILMVLLLVGFMHKESSSVSLVTALLGIAYLFVVFLGGHLLNYLKSTYIFICSSCIIIIAFIIMATNYNIIFISFASFLVGMGLGFLNLVNYKIISVIPGNSANISTIITFSTGVSLFISPMIISFILGLFSFKAGFFTLILPFIIIIVLVGFKARLINES
- a CDS encoding DsbA family oxidoreductase, whose amino-acid sequence is MKVEIWLDYICPYSYMVKRRFETALDSFEHKNKVEIVIRSFELRPDAKLKEEKSQHEILAKEMGTSVKEAKAINLKLAYAAKKAGLDYNFETMIPANTHDAHRLTHYAASKNKSFLLCERIFKAYFTDSLLISDHETLASLAEEVGLDKSEALKVLDSTQYSDAVKEDIKKSEEIELDFVPFFLFDGKSHISGDQPVSALKDAIGKAY